One Colias croceus chromosome 7, ilColCroc2.1 genomic window carries:
- the LOC123693037 gene encoding fasciclin-1 isoform X1 has protein sequence MGGRHVLLFVMLACSVAAERKPTISEKLSEDADLSQFLALLERNVVANMSLQYRQMTLFAPTNAAFQKYNGEMDDSLVLYHISNLATTLTNLDYSISSELDGNPPLFVTRRRDTQHDDIYVNNAKVDVSRSYQATNRNGKRQVLHVIDQVLQPLLPHGPSSIGSPVYNPNAYQFLEHSDVFDIGQHRLRSFRQKVNQLQKKDVFNADGRHTFFIPVDEGFKPTTRSDLIDGKVVDGHVIPQQVLFTHATPDGKEFESLAFGDNVKVIISFTTAMNGKEELTYVKSNTVAGDTKHSRGVVMADIVRANIPVKNGVVHLIQRPLMVVDTTVVDFLKAMKSACDSEEQNETLGIEKEDGPLCKFYEVIMDLGPNNQFLNELNLAKDITLFAPSNEAWNENSVQNILRNHQKLREILSLHLVRERLPMDVIIHNNMNQIYQAPTALPRKYLYFNVLESRTNQTLTVEGGGVNATVTQPNIAATNGFVHIIDRVLGVPYTTVFDKMKTDPMLNITYNLGKRQMFNHQLNDLEHRYTYFVPRDHAWLKFQIKHPSAYNALFKEDFGYYTQQILERHLIRAGRAYTVSDMKLLANETHPLVLPTARDPLRLRVKESDKNYYVEWNGRWIHVFRPDVECTNGIIHVIDEPFVLESDIRATGAANPLAHTATVLALSFLFVRILEN, from the exons TTCCTGGCACTCCTGGAGCGGAATGTGGTAGCAAACATGAGCCTTCAGTATCGGCAGATGACGCTGTTCGCCCCCACCAATGCAGCCTTCCAAAAGTACAACGGGGAAATGGATGACTCATTAGTGCTTTATCACATAT CAAACTTGGCGACGACGCTGACGAATTTGGATTATTCAATATCCTCTGAACTGGATGGCAACCCTCCGTTATTTGTGACGAGACGGCGGGACACACAACATGATGACATTTACGTCAATAACGCAAAAGTCGACGTCTCGAGATCATATCAAGCTACGAATAGGAACGGTAAACGACAG GTCCTACACGTGATCGACCAAGTGCTACAACCGCTGCTCCCTCACGGCCCGAGCTCCATCGGCTCTCCTGTTTACAACCCCAATGCATATCAGTTTCTGGAACATTCAGACGTATTCGATATTGGCCAACATCGACTCAG GTCGTTCCGGCAGAAAGTTAACCAGCTGCAAAAGAAAGATGTCTTCAATGCTGATGGACGCCATACATTCTTCATTCCCGTAGATGAGGGTTTTAAG CCAACCACCCGCTCGGACCTGATCGACGGTAAAGTGGTGGACGGGCACGTGATCCCGCAACAAGTGCTGTTCACGCACGCGACCCCAGACGGCAAGGAGTTCGAGAGCCTCGCGTTCGGGGACAATGTTAAAGTGATCATATCCTTCACTACGGCCATGAATGGGAAGGAGGAACTGA CATACGTGAAATCCAACACGGTGGCCGGTGACACGAAGCACAGCCGCGGCGTGGTGATGGCGGACATCGTGCGCGCCAACATACCCGTCAAGAATGGAGTGGTACATCTCATTCAGCGCCCTTTGATGGTCGTGGACACTACAGTTGTTGATTTCTTGAAG GCTATGAAG TCTGCATGTGACTCTGAGGAGCAAAATGAAACTTTG GGcatt GAAAAAGAAGACGGTCCGCTGTGCAAATTTTACGAAGTCATAATGGACTTGGGGCCAAACAACCAGTTTCTGAACGAGTTGAACTTGGCCAAGGATATCACGCTGTTCGCGCCTTCCAATGAAGCCTGGAATGAGAACAGCGTACAGAATATACtcag AAACCACCAGAAGCTTCGAGAAATTTTAAGCCTCCATTTGGTTCGCGAGCGATTACCGATGGACGTCATAATCCACAATAACATGAATCAG ATCTACCAAGCGCCAACCGCTCTCCCCCGTAAGTATCTCTACTTCAACGTGCTGGAGTCGCGCACGAACCAGACGCTCACCGTAGAGGGGGGAGGAGTGAACGCGACGGTCACACAACCGAACATTGCAGCTACCAACGGGTTCGTGCACATCATAGATAGAGTGCTTGGTGTACCCTATACTACAGTGTTCGATAAGATGAAGACGGATCCGATGCTCAA TATAACTTACAACCTTGGCAAGCGGCAGATGTTCAACCACCAGCTCAACGACTTGGAGCATCGCTACACATACTTCGTGCCGCGGGATCACGCTTGGCTCAAGTTCCAAATTAAACACCCTTCAGCTTACAATGCTCTGTTTAAAGAAGATTTCGGTTActat ACGCAGCAGATCCTGGAGCGGCACCTGATCCGCGCGGGGCGCGCGTACACGGTGTCGGACATGAAGCTGCTCGCCAACGAGACGCACCCGCTCGTGCTGCCCACCGCGCGCGACCCGCTGCGTCTGCGCGTCAAGGAGTCCGACAAGA ATTACTACGTGGAATGGAACGGTCGTTGGATCCACGTGTTCCGGCCGGACGTGGAGTGCACGAACGGCATCATACACGTCATCGACGAGCCGTTCGTGCTCGAGAGCGACATCCGCGCGACCGGCGCCGCGAACCCACTCGCTCATACCGCTACCGTTCTAGCGCTTTCCTTCCTTTTCGTTAGGATTCTAGAGAATTAG
- the LOC123693037 gene encoding fasciclin-1 isoform X2, whose protein sequence is MGGRHVLLFVMLACSVAAERKPTISEKLSEDADLSQFLALLERNVVANMSLQYRQMTLFAPTNAAFQKYNGEMDDSLVLYHISNLATTLTNLDYSISSELDGNPPLFVTRRRDTQHDDIYVNNAKVDVSRSYQATNRNGKRQVLHVIDQVLQPLLPHGPSSIGSPVYNPNAYQFLEHSDVFDIGQHRLRSFRQKVNQLQKKDVFNADGRHTFFIPVDEGFKPTTRSDLIDGKVVDGHVIPQQVLFTHATPDGKEFESLAFGDNVKVIISFTTAMNGKEELTYVKSNTVAGDTKHSRGVVMADIVRANIPVKNGVVHLIQRPLMVVDTTVVDFLKSACDSEEQNETLGIEKEDGPLCKFYEVIMDLGPNNQFLNELNLAKDITLFAPSNEAWNENSVQNILRNHQKLREILSLHLVRERLPMDVIIHNNMNQIYQAPTALPRKYLYFNVLESRTNQTLTVEGGGVNATVTQPNIAATNGFVHIIDRVLGVPYTTVFDKMKTDPMLNITYNLGKRQMFNHQLNDLEHRYTYFVPRDHAWLKFQIKHPSAYNALFKEDFGYYTQQILERHLIRAGRAYTVSDMKLLANETHPLVLPTARDPLRLRVKESDKNYYVEWNGRWIHVFRPDVECTNGIIHVIDEPFVLESDIRATGAANPLAHTATVLALSFLFVRILEN, encoded by the exons TTCCTGGCACTCCTGGAGCGGAATGTGGTAGCAAACATGAGCCTTCAGTATCGGCAGATGACGCTGTTCGCCCCCACCAATGCAGCCTTCCAAAAGTACAACGGGGAAATGGATGACTCATTAGTGCTTTATCACATAT CAAACTTGGCGACGACGCTGACGAATTTGGATTATTCAATATCCTCTGAACTGGATGGCAACCCTCCGTTATTTGTGACGAGACGGCGGGACACACAACATGATGACATTTACGTCAATAACGCAAAAGTCGACGTCTCGAGATCATATCAAGCTACGAATAGGAACGGTAAACGACAG GTCCTACACGTGATCGACCAAGTGCTACAACCGCTGCTCCCTCACGGCCCGAGCTCCATCGGCTCTCCTGTTTACAACCCCAATGCATATCAGTTTCTGGAACATTCAGACGTATTCGATATTGGCCAACATCGACTCAG GTCGTTCCGGCAGAAAGTTAACCAGCTGCAAAAGAAAGATGTCTTCAATGCTGATGGACGCCATACATTCTTCATTCCCGTAGATGAGGGTTTTAAG CCAACCACCCGCTCGGACCTGATCGACGGTAAAGTGGTGGACGGGCACGTGATCCCGCAACAAGTGCTGTTCACGCACGCGACCCCAGACGGCAAGGAGTTCGAGAGCCTCGCGTTCGGGGACAATGTTAAAGTGATCATATCCTTCACTACGGCCATGAATGGGAAGGAGGAACTGA CATACGTGAAATCCAACACGGTGGCCGGTGACACGAAGCACAGCCGCGGCGTGGTGATGGCGGACATCGTGCGCGCCAACATACCCGTCAAGAATGGAGTGGTACATCTCATTCAGCGCCCTTTGATGGTCGTGGACACTACAGTTGTTGATTTCTTGAAG TCTGCATGTGACTCTGAGGAGCAAAATGAAACTTTG GGcatt GAAAAAGAAGACGGTCCGCTGTGCAAATTTTACGAAGTCATAATGGACTTGGGGCCAAACAACCAGTTTCTGAACGAGTTGAACTTGGCCAAGGATATCACGCTGTTCGCGCCTTCCAATGAAGCCTGGAATGAGAACAGCGTACAGAATATACtcag AAACCACCAGAAGCTTCGAGAAATTTTAAGCCTCCATTTGGTTCGCGAGCGATTACCGATGGACGTCATAATCCACAATAACATGAATCAG ATCTACCAAGCGCCAACCGCTCTCCCCCGTAAGTATCTCTACTTCAACGTGCTGGAGTCGCGCACGAACCAGACGCTCACCGTAGAGGGGGGAGGAGTGAACGCGACGGTCACACAACCGAACATTGCAGCTACCAACGGGTTCGTGCACATCATAGATAGAGTGCTTGGTGTACCCTATACTACAGTGTTCGATAAGATGAAGACGGATCCGATGCTCAA TATAACTTACAACCTTGGCAAGCGGCAGATGTTCAACCACCAGCTCAACGACTTGGAGCATCGCTACACATACTTCGTGCCGCGGGATCACGCTTGGCTCAAGTTCCAAATTAAACACCCTTCAGCTTACAATGCTCTGTTTAAAGAAGATTTCGGTTActat ACGCAGCAGATCCTGGAGCGGCACCTGATCCGCGCGGGGCGCGCGTACACGGTGTCGGACATGAAGCTGCTCGCCAACGAGACGCACCCGCTCGTGCTGCCCACCGCGCGCGACCCGCTGCGTCTGCGCGTCAAGGAGTCCGACAAGA ATTACTACGTGGAATGGAACGGTCGTTGGATCCACGTGTTCCGGCCGGACGTGGAGTGCACGAACGGCATCATACACGTCATCGACGAGCCGTTCGTGCTCGAGAGCGACATCCGCGCGACCGGCGCCGCGAACCCACTCGCTCATACCGCTACCGTTCTAGCGCTTTCCTTCCTTTTCGTTAGGATTCTAGAGAATTAG
- the LOC123693037 gene encoding fasciclin-1 isoform X3, protein MGGRHVLLFVMLACSVAAERKPTISEKLSEDADLSQFLALLERNVVANMSLQYRQMTLFAPTNAAFQKYNGEMDDSLVLYHISNLATTLTNLDYSISSELDGNPPLFVTRRRDTQHDDIYVNNAKVDVSRSYQATNRNGKRQVLHVIDQVLQPLLPHGPSSIGSPVYNPNAYQFLEHSDVFDIGQHRLRSFRQKVNQLQKKDVFNADGRHTFFIPVDEGFKPTTRSDLIDGKVVDGHVIPQQVLFTHATPDGKEFESLAFGDNVKVIISFTTAMNGKEELTYVKSNTVAGDTKHSRGVVMADIVRANIPVKNGVVHLIQRPLMVVDTTVVDFLKAMKGIEKEDGPLCKFYEVIMDLGPNNQFLNELNLAKDITLFAPSNEAWNENSVQNILRNHQKLREILSLHLVRERLPMDVIIHNNMNQIYQAPTALPRKYLYFNVLESRTNQTLTVEGGGVNATVTQPNIAATNGFVHIIDRVLGVPYTTVFDKMKTDPMLNITYNLGKRQMFNHQLNDLEHRYTYFVPRDHAWLKFQIKHPSAYNALFKEDFGYYTQQILERHLIRAGRAYTVSDMKLLANETHPLVLPTARDPLRLRVKESDKNYYVEWNGRWIHVFRPDVECTNGIIHVIDEPFVLESDIRATGAANPLAHTATVLALSFLFVRILEN, encoded by the exons TTCCTGGCACTCCTGGAGCGGAATGTGGTAGCAAACATGAGCCTTCAGTATCGGCAGATGACGCTGTTCGCCCCCACCAATGCAGCCTTCCAAAAGTACAACGGGGAAATGGATGACTCATTAGTGCTTTATCACATAT CAAACTTGGCGACGACGCTGACGAATTTGGATTATTCAATATCCTCTGAACTGGATGGCAACCCTCCGTTATTTGTGACGAGACGGCGGGACACACAACATGATGACATTTACGTCAATAACGCAAAAGTCGACGTCTCGAGATCATATCAAGCTACGAATAGGAACGGTAAACGACAG GTCCTACACGTGATCGACCAAGTGCTACAACCGCTGCTCCCTCACGGCCCGAGCTCCATCGGCTCTCCTGTTTACAACCCCAATGCATATCAGTTTCTGGAACATTCAGACGTATTCGATATTGGCCAACATCGACTCAG GTCGTTCCGGCAGAAAGTTAACCAGCTGCAAAAGAAAGATGTCTTCAATGCTGATGGACGCCATACATTCTTCATTCCCGTAGATGAGGGTTTTAAG CCAACCACCCGCTCGGACCTGATCGACGGTAAAGTGGTGGACGGGCACGTGATCCCGCAACAAGTGCTGTTCACGCACGCGACCCCAGACGGCAAGGAGTTCGAGAGCCTCGCGTTCGGGGACAATGTTAAAGTGATCATATCCTTCACTACGGCCATGAATGGGAAGGAGGAACTGA CATACGTGAAATCCAACACGGTGGCCGGTGACACGAAGCACAGCCGCGGCGTGGTGATGGCGGACATCGTGCGCGCCAACATACCCGTCAAGAATGGAGTGGTACATCTCATTCAGCGCCCTTTGATGGTCGTGGACACTACAGTTGTTGATTTCTTGAAG GCTATGAAG GGcatt GAAAAAGAAGACGGTCCGCTGTGCAAATTTTACGAAGTCATAATGGACTTGGGGCCAAACAACCAGTTTCTGAACGAGTTGAACTTGGCCAAGGATATCACGCTGTTCGCGCCTTCCAATGAAGCCTGGAATGAGAACAGCGTACAGAATATACtcag AAACCACCAGAAGCTTCGAGAAATTTTAAGCCTCCATTTGGTTCGCGAGCGATTACCGATGGACGTCATAATCCACAATAACATGAATCAG ATCTACCAAGCGCCAACCGCTCTCCCCCGTAAGTATCTCTACTTCAACGTGCTGGAGTCGCGCACGAACCAGACGCTCACCGTAGAGGGGGGAGGAGTGAACGCGACGGTCACACAACCGAACATTGCAGCTACCAACGGGTTCGTGCACATCATAGATAGAGTGCTTGGTGTACCCTATACTACAGTGTTCGATAAGATGAAGACGGATCCGATGCTCAA TATAACTTACAACCTTGGCAAGCGGCAGATGTTCAACCACCAGCTCAACGACTTGGAGCATCGCTACACATACTTCGTGCCGCGGGATCACGCTTGGCTCAAGTTCCAAATTAAACACCCTTCAGCTTACAATGCTCTGTTTAAAGAAGATTTCGGTTActat ACGCAGCAGATCCTGGAGCGGCACCTGATCCGCGCGGGGCGCGCGTACACGGTGTCGGACATGAAGCTGCTCGCCAACGAGACGCACCCGCTCGTGCTGCCCACCGCGCGCGACCCGCTGCGTCTGCGCGTCAAGGAGTCCGACAAGA ATTACTACGTGGAATGGAACGGTCGTTGGATCCACGTGTTCCGGCCGGACGTGGAGTGCACGAACGGCATCATACACGTCATCGACGAGCCGTTCGTGCTCGAGAGCGACATCCGCGCGACCGGCGCCGCGAACCCACTCGCTCATACCGCTACCGTTCTAGCGCTTTCCTTCCTTTTCGTTAGGATTCTAGAGAATTAG
- the LOC123693037 gene encoding fasciclin-1 isoform X4, protein MGGRHVLLFVMLACSVAAERKPTISEKLSEDADLSQFLALLERNVVANMSLQYRQMTLFAPTNAAFQKYNGEMDDSLVLYHISNLATTLTNLDYSISSELDGNPPLFVTRRRDTQHDDIYVNNAKVDVSRSYQATNRNGKRQVLHVIDQVLQPLLPHGPSSIGSPVYNPNAYQFLEHSDVFDIGQHRLRSFRQKVNQLQKKDVFNADGRHTFFIPVDEGFKPTTRSDLIDGKVVDGHVIPQQVLFTHATPDGKEFESLAFGDNVKVIISFTTAMNGKEELTYVKSNTVAGDTKHSRGVVMADIVRANIPVKNGVVHLIQRPLMVVDTTVVDFLKGIEKEDGPLCKFYEVIMDLGPNNQFLNELNLAKDITLFAPSNEAWNENSVQNILRNHQKLREILSLHLVRERLPMDVIIHNNMNQIYQAPTALPRKYLYFNVLESRTNQTLTVEGGGVNATVTQPNIAATNGFVHIIDRVLGVPYTTVFDKMKTDPMLNITYNLGKRQMFNHQLNDLEHRYTYFVPRDHAWLKFQIKHPSAYNALFKEDFGYYTQQILERHLIRAGRAYTVSDMKLLANETHPLVLPTARDPLRLRVKESDKNYYVEWNGRWIHVFRPDVECTNGIIHVIDEPFVLESDIRATGAANPLAHTATVLALSFLFVRILEN, encoded by the exons TTCCTGGCACTCCTGGAGCGGAATGTGGTAGCAAACATGAGCCTTCAGTATCGGCAGATGACGCTGTTCGCCCCCACCAATGCAGCCTTCCAAAAGTACAACGGGGAAATGGATGACTCATTAGTGCTTTATCACATAT CAAACTTGGCGACGACGCTGACGAATTTGGATTATTCAATATCCTCTGAACTGGATGGCAACCCTCCGTTATTTGTGACGAGACGGCGGGACACACAACATGATGACATTTACGTCAATAACGCAAAAGTCGACGTCTCGAGATCATATCAAGCTACGAATAGGAACGGTAAACGACAG GTCCTACACGTGATCGACCAAGTGCTACAACCGCTGCTCCCTCACGGCCCGAGCTCCATCGGCTCTCCTGTTTACAACCCCAATGCATATCAGTTTCTGGAACATTCAGACGTATTCGATATTGGCCAACATCGACTCAG GTCGTTCCGGCAGAAAGTTAACCAGCTGCAAAAGAAAGATGTCTTCAATGCTGATGGACGCCATACATTCTTCATTCCCGTAGATGAGGGTTTTAAG CCAACCACCCGCTCGGACCTGATCGACGGTAAAGTGGTGGACGGGCACGTGATCCCGCAACAAGTGCTGTTCACGCACGCGACCCCAGACGGCAAGGAGTTCGAGAGCCTCGCGTTCGGGGACAATGTTAAAGTGATCATATCCTTCACTACGGCCATGAATGGGAAGGAGGAACTGA CATACGTGAAATCCAACACGGTGGCCGGTGACACGAAGCACAGCCGCGGCGTGGTGATGGCGGACATCGTGCGCGCCAACATACCCGTCAAGAATGGAGTGGTACATCTCATTCAGCGCCCTTTGATGGTCGTGGACACTACAGTTGTTGATTTCTTGAAG GGcatt GAAAAAGAAGACGGTCCGCTGTGCAAATTTTACGAAGTCATAATGGACTTGGGGCCAAACAACCAGTTTCTGAACGAGTTGAACTTGGCCAAGGATATCACGCTGTTCGCGCCTTCCAATGAAGCCTGGAATGAGAACAGCGTACAGAATATACtcag AAACCACCAGAAGCTTCGAGAAATTTTAAGCCTCCATTTGGTTCGCGAGCGATTACCGATGGACGTCATAATCCACAATAACATGAATCAG ATCTACCAAGCGCCAACCGCTCTCCCCCGTAAGTATCTCTACTTCAACGTGCTGGAGTCGCGCACGAACCAGACGCTCACCGTAGAGGGGGGAGGAGTGAACGCGACGGTCACACAACCGAACATTGCAGCTACCAACGGGTTCGTGCACATCATAGATAGAGTGCTTGGTGTACCCTATACTACAGTGTTCGATAAGATGAAGACGGATCCGATGCTCAA TATAACTTACAACCTTGGCAAGCGGCAGATGTTCAACCACCAGCTCAACGACTTGGAGCATCGCTACACATACTTCGTGCCGCGGGATCACGCTTGGCTCAAGTTCCAAATTAAACACCCTTCAGCTTACAATGCTCTGTTTAAAGAAGATTTCGGTTActat ACGCAGCAGATCCTGGAGCGGCACCTGATCCGCGCGGGGCGCGCGTACACGGTGTCGGACATGAAGCTGCTCGCCAACGAGACGCACCCGCTCGTGCTGCCCACCGCGCGCGACCCGCTGCGTCTGCGCGTCAAGGAGTCCGACAAGA ATTACTACGTGGAATGGAACGGTCGTTGGATCCACGTGTTCCGGCCGGACGTGGAGTGCACGAACGGCATCATACACGTCATCGACGAGCCGTTCGTGCTCGAGAGCGACATCCGCGCGACCGGCGCCGCGAACCCACTCGCTCATACCGCTACCGTTCTAGCGCTTTCCTTCCTTTTCGTTAGGATTCTAGAGAATTAG
- the LOC123693037 gene encoding fasciclin-1 isoform X5: MGGRHVLLFVMLACSVAAERKPTISEKLSEDADLSQFLALLERNVVANMSLQYRQMTLFAPTNAAFQKYNGEMDDSLVLYHISNLATTLTNLDYSISSELDGNPPLFVTRRRDTQHDDIYVNNAKVDVSRSYQATNRNGKRQVLHVIDQVLQPLLPHGPSSIGSPVYNPNAYQFLEHSDVFDIGQHRLRSFRQKVNQLQKKDVFNADGRHTFFIPVDEGFKPTTRSDLIDGKVVDGHVIPQQVLFTHATPDGKEFESLAFGDNVKVIISFTTAMNGKEELTYVKSNTVAGDTKHSRGVVMADIVRANIPVKNGVVHLIQRPLMVVDTTVVDFLKEKEDGPLCKFYEVIMDLGPNNQFLNELNLAKDITLFAPSNEAWNENSVQNILRNHQKLREILSLHLVRERLPMDVIIHNNMNQIYQAPTALPRKYLYFNVLESRTNQTLTVEGGGVNATVTQPNIAATNGFVHIIDRVLGVPYTTVFDKMKTDPMLNITYNLGKRQMFNHQLNDLEHRYTYFVPRDHAWLKFQIKHPSAYNALFKEDFGYYTQQILERHLIRAGRAYTVSDMKLLANETHPLVLPTARDPLRLRVKESDKNYYVEWNGRWIHVFRPDVECTNGIIHVIDEPFVLESDIRATGAANPLAHTATVLALSFLFVRILEN; the protein is encoded by the exons TTCCTGGCACTCCTGGAGCGGAATGTGGTAGCAAACATGAGCCTTCAGTATCGGCAGATGACGCTGTTCGCCCCCACCAATGCAGCCTTCCAAAAGTACAACGGGGAAATGGATGACTCATTAGTGCTTTATCACATAT CAAACTTGGCGACGACGCTGACGAATTTGGATTATTCAATATCCTCTGAACTGGATGGCAACCCTCCGTTATTTGTGACGAGACGGCGGGACACACAACATGATGACATTTACGTCAATAACGCAAAAGTCGACGTCTCGAGATCATATCAAGCTACGAATAGGAACGGTAAACGACAG GTCCTACACGTGATCGACCAAGTGCTACAACCGCTGCTCCCTCACGGCCCGAGCTCCATCGGCTCTCCTGTTTACAACCCCAATGCATATCAGTTTCTGGAACATTCAGACGTATTCGATATTGGCCAACATCGACTCAG GTCGTTCCGGCAGAAAGTTAACCAGCTGCAAAAGAAAGATGTCTTCAATGCTGATGGACGCCATACATTCTTCATTCCCGTAGATGAGGGTTTTAAG CCAACCACCCGCTCGGACCTGATCGACGGTAAAGTGGTGGACGGGCACGTGATCCCGCAACAAGTGCTGTTCACGCACGCGACCCCAGACGGCAAGGAGTTCGAGAGCCTCGCGTTCGGGGACAATGTTAAAGTGATCATATCCTTCACTACGGCCATGAATGGGAAGGAGGAACTGA CATACGTGAAATCCAACACGGTGGCCGGTGACACGAAGCACAGCCGCGGCGTGGTGATGGCGGACATCGTGCGCGCCAACATACCCGTCAAGAATGGAGTGGTACATCTCATTCAGCGCCCTTTGATGGTCGTGGACACTACAGTTGTTGATTTCTTGAAG GAAAAAGAAGACGGTCCGCTGTGCAAATTTTACGAAGTCATAATGGACTTGGGGCCAAACAACCAGTTTCTGAACGAGTTGAACTTGGCCAAGGATATCACGCTGTTCGCGCCTTCCAATGAAGCCTGGAATGAGAACAGCGTACAGAATATACtcag AAACCACCAGAAGCTTCGAGAAATTTTAAGCCTCCATTTGGTTCGCGAGCGATTACCGATGGACGTCATAATCCACAATAACATGAATCAG ATCTACCAAGCGCCAACCGCTCTCCCCCGTAAGTATCTCTACTTCAACGTGCTGGAGTCGCGCACGAACCAGACGCTCACCGTAGAGGGGGGAGGAGTGAACGCGACGGTCACACAACCGAACATTGCAGCTACCAACGGGTTCGTGCACATCATAGATAGAGTGCTTGGTGTACCCTATACTACAGTGTTCGATAAGATGAAGACGGATCCGATGCTCAA TATAACTTACAACCTTGGCAAGCGGCAGATGTTCAACCACCAGCTCAACGACTTGGAGCATCGCTACACATACTTCGTGCCGCGGGATCACGCTTGGCTCAAGTTCCAAATTAAACACCCTTCAGCTTACAATGCTCTGTTTAAAGAAGATTTCGGTTActat ACGCAGCAGATCCTGGAGCGGCACCTGATCCGCGCGGGGCGCGCGTACACGGTGTCGGACATGAAGCTGCTCGCCAACGAGACGCACCCGCTCGTGCTGCCCACCGCGCGCGACCCGCTGCGTCTGCGCGTCAAGGAGTCCGACAAGA ATTACTACGTGGAATGGAACGGTCGTTGGATCCACGTGTTCCGGCCGGACGTGGAGTGCACGAACGGCATCATACACGTCATCGACGAGCCGTTCGTGCTCGAGAGCGACATCCGCGCGACCGGCGCCGCGAACCCACTCGCTCATACCGCTACCGTTCTAGCGCTTTCCTTCCTTTTCGTTAGGATTCTAGAGAATTAG